A part of Rhopalosiphum maidis isolate BTI-1 chromosome 3, ASM367621v3, whole genome shotgun sequence genomic DNA contains:
- the LOC113559742 gene encoding LOW QUALITY PROTEIN: SUN domain-containing ossification factor-like (The sequence of the model RefSeq protein was modified relative to this genomic sequence to represent the inferred CDS: deleted 1 base in 1 codon): MRIKSVGFGIRHRACLLIVINVITPIIFAENENISVSDYNSLDYDNTSTIFIHKNTDKRASQKTFNYKYRWKSILNVLDTCNKEIIFPEIQPNLDTDKRIVSEIEESLMTNNFNSTSEFITKDNLADEYITIKTHMIDDEFKESKLQTVDVLSVRNATINEDIPSFREWTKKQLEEAEKQPATNETKFNHNKKVLKKNYASPECGAKVVSTNPEAKYPHLLLTKHSDEYLLNLCKSTTWFVVELCEAIQVKKIELANFELFSSTPKEFSVYVASRLNARVWTPIANLVAEDVRVLQGFILNTTDENEFNKYIKVEIHSHYGKEHYCPISVFNAYGLSEIEVLERSDENGLEINIAENEDADDFDALNEEIRNNRNKSMDSKNTLLDSARVAVMSIVKIAADVLDIRQKNTKNFSNYTSNDTNDNIAVEVQFSKCITPGYIMVCHSCNDTFYKKMFDTISCEADHLTEMYQNKYIHNTIMNSDACVEFGLDFLTIKKKSQRKIALISDRRKNFILSIFSRVKIAALCNTLAIVHKKIVLNKAKRVYISENLIINLQTSIPDENGSIANNSSTKLQQSKNDTSHSDTINEYKSTVTSYIEPIISQILPTKAFLSSDEDPGSSNKYYVKESATVLNENATLSSSFHTELNSTNEVPIPSSTQFETSYIVEKPMDSELQNNIETNITNEGVLVEPPSDTFDSFFKDFEVEEHDNDKCNPTTAESSVHYTVQPSVQSQNTKQSLFIRLANRIKDLERNMSLSGEYLQELSTRYKKQVDDMQRTILELTEENRIKREQDLKMYGEIKFLSDQVASLQNSLHCLKTETENLNLFSVIVPESNLLKIGIICLLISVYILLRMTGIIGKKNQELEWKNSNTGSGARRQSTNDILSNIKEKHRRPSEEALFSSGTTHQDLLIRNNNGENIKNEKKRRKKRKELILKSKSNAINLEAGGIDGNMKLKSTSSLSQSNRRASSSDLTTCNGSTHDFIKTALSVRNKRMSGPLQHTSSVLDSNKNKNAIETKSKSIKTFLKKIF; encoded by the exons ATGCGCATCAAGAGCGTTGGCTTCGGCATCAGGCACCGCGCGTGTCTATTAATCGTCATTAATGTTATAAC gccAATCATATTTgcagaaaatgaaaatatctcTGTAAGTGACTATAATTCATTGGACTATGATAATACTTCTACCATATTTATACACAAG aatactgACAAAAGAGCTTCTCAAAAgacattcaattataaatataggtggaaaagtattttaaatgttttggatACAtgtaataaagaaattatttttcctgAAATACAACCAAATCTTGACACTGATAAAAG aatagtaTCAGAAATTGAAGAAAGTCTaatgacaaataattttaactcgaCCTCAGAATTTATAACCAAAGATAATTTGGCCGatgaatatattactattaaaactcATATGATTGATGATGAGTTTAAAGAAAGTAAATTGCAGACTGTTGATGTCTTATCTGTTCGCAATGCTACAATAAATGAAGATATTCCATCTTTTAGAGAATGGactaaaaaacaattagaagaAGCTGAAAAACAACCAG CTACAAATGAAACAAAGtttaatcacaataaaaaagtattaaaaaaaaattatgcatcGCCTGAATGTGGTGCTAAAGTAGTATCTACAAATCCTGAAGCAAAATATCCAcacttattattaacaaaacattctgatgaatatttattaaatttgtgtaaaaGTACTACTTGGTTTGTTGTCGAATTGTGTGAAGCAATTCAAGTGAAAAAA attgaaTTAGCAAATTTTGAACTGTTCTCGTCTACACCTAAAGAGTTTTCGGTGTATGTTGCTTCTCGATTGAATGCACGTGTATGGACACCAATTGCTAATTTAGTGGCAGAAGATGTGAGAGTATTGcaaggttttattttaaatacaacagatgaaaatgaatttaacaaatatattaaagttgaGATACATTCACATTATGGGAAAGAACATTATTGTCCAATATCAGTGTTTAATGCATATGGATTATCAGAAATTGAA gtattagAAAGATCAGATGAAAATGGATTGGAAATAAACATTGCAGAAAATGAAGATGCTGATGACTTTGATGCATTAAATGAGGAAATTCGAAATAACCGAAATAAATCAATGGATAGTAAAAACACATTACTCGACAGTGCTCGTGTTGCAGTGATGTCAATTGTTAAAATAGCCGCAGATGTGTTAGATATTAggcaaaaaaatacaaaaaatttttccaattatacatcaaatgatactaatgataatatagcAGTAGAAgtccaattttcaaaatgtattactccGGGATACATCATGGTCTGCCACAGTTGTAATGATACCTTTTATAAGAA aaTGTTTGACACTATTAGTTGCGAAGCAGATCATTTAACCGAGATGTATCAAAATAAGTACATCcacaatacaataatgaatagtGATGCTTGTGTAGAATTTGGattagattttttaacaataaaaaaaaaatctcaacgAAAAATCGCCTTAATTAGTGATCGAAGGAAAAATTTTATCCTTTCAATTTTCTCACGTGTTAAAATAGCTGCATTATGTAATACTTTGGCAATTGTgcacaaaaaaattgtattaaataaggCAAAACGTGTTTACATTAgtgaaaatttgataataaatctgCAAACATCGATTCCAGACGAAAATGGGTCAATTGCTAACAATAGTTCTACAAAACTTCAGCAATCAAAAAATGACACCTCTCATTCTGACacaattaatgaatataaatcaaCTGTAACTAGTTATATTGAACCTATAATTTCTCAGATATTGCCAACAAAAGCATTTTTAAGTTCAGATGAAGATCCTGGATcatcaaacaaatattatgttaaagagTCTGCAACAGTTCTTAATGAAAATGCAACATTGTCTTCATCATTCCATACCGAGTTGAATTCAACAAACGAAGTTCCTATTCCAAGTTCTactcaat ttgaAACTAGTTATATTGTGGAAAAACCCATGGATTCTGAATTGcagaataatattgaaacaaatattacaaatgaaGGAGTACTAGTTGAACCACCTTCAGATACATTTGATAGTTTTTTCAAAGATTTTGAGGTTGAAGAACATGATAATGACAAATGTAACCCTACAACAGCAGAGTCATCTGTACATTATACTGTTCAACCTTCAGTTCAATCACAAAATACGAAGCAATCTTTATTCATTCGCTTAGCAAATCGTATTaaa gATTTAGAACGTAATATGTCTCTCAGTGGTGAATATTTACAAGAGCTTAGTACACGTTATAAGAAACAAGTTGACGATATGCAACGTACTATTTTGGAGTTAACTGAAGAGAATAGAATCAAAAGAGAACAAGATCTAAAAATGTACGgagaaataaaatttcttagtGATCAGGTGGCTTCTCTTCAAAATTCACTCCATTGTCTGAAAACTGAAAcagaaaatttaaacttg ttttcagttattgttcCTGAAAGCAATCTTCTTAAAATTGGAATAATTTGCTTATTAATCTCAGTATATATACTTCTTAGAATGACAGGTATTATAGGAAAGAAAAATCAAGAATTAGAATGGAAGAATTCTAATACAGGATCAGGTGCACGTAGGCAGTCtactaatgatattttatcaaatattaaagagAAGCATCGTCGTCCTAGTGAAGAAGCATTATTTTCATCTG gAACTACTCATCAAGATTTATTAATTCGAAACAATAACggagaaaacataaaaaatgaa aaaaaacgaagaaaaaagagaaaagaacttattttaaaatctaaatcaaATGCAATTAACCTAGAAGCGGGTGGTATTGATGGTAACATGAAACTAAAATCTACCTCTAGTCTCTCTCAATCAAATCGAAGGGCTTCCTCATCTGATCTTACTACCTGCAATGGTTCAACACATGATTTCATAAAAACTGCATTGTCAGTTAGAAATAAACGAATGTCAGGACCATTACAACATACCTCAAGTGTTCTTGAttccaataaaaacaaaaatgcaaTTGAAACAAAgtctaaaagtattaaaacttttttaaaaaaaatattttaa
- the LOC113560136 gene encoding LOW QUALITY PROTEIN: cilia- and flagella-associated protein 44-like (The sequence of the model RefSeq protein was modified relative to this genomic sequence to represent the inferred CDS: inserted 2 bases in 1 codon), protein MFYHKTNDNRISKTINTARLKNELRNSSSDQIEDLCLEDKITEEKTRRTLTLANLEKEKTRCLLRNLKEELKQVLASNKLLPEPLQFSDDYFQSDERIYNSIIEGEQSKMNKLRLKLAFNYEKSLLTLKNVKNYFVDNILTNKFEVKAILTNIGIKTIYHKMENNNIFINLVNEFLSKKHPKRRREMTVLSKSAPQSLQKVSEAELFLRNIRKEYSSLPKKIQHAIDKFSARKDFENRIILNIQNMNKNKPGDQNNIEEEALLEYTIDSIGYLNLKSGSNYKIMENNITTMEDTFEQYMEVKEKIHNLKTTFNEKVFELRTQKIKLIHEYIQFKFDINIIQKELNDPEIITPSNFPEVLIDKSIDPSLINSFEPIDHWDPIDLFFNPEKSPLYKNVYFYEKPTHQEIVMQNMIIEKLKYRHMHMHETMFRKIDIFDDNLFKLNKIRIEVKLEIKFLDLWATTLEEEMLVLYDFDLLEDELLYNVHIKTGLQNNKAQQVQRIQEDIQYYNDINIKQINMLIDNKNTFDMCMKMENKGFAKHLKKIFKKKFKIPKIKSDYSDESSSSSSSSDESDESEQEFNNESGESLTSMSRVPVFDEKILPLGCDPKLFNTTLELRSKKYEIEQTIEINKKKLDISNAQLIIHFDEVEVIENELKEIQNELEECRMKKQLKLNDIYTTIILNKSQLSKAKSLNNSILLYGNVLQDLSNRTLELKKEEKEIIRTLQQEKLCAKKDRFRIANMKNVLKNIKLATKDEIVNKFKTERDWKCLDKMEMTIIDYMIIKSKTDTKDAKERFLQELSILEDTICSQQNIVTDLLKLNTDKNKILKNVLGNISKIRQYLDFDREQLMKKIQDLSTEKSFNTDTTDINRFYNKLLEEKQVLLEKITSCKCXMSLPMIQKSNQKAIQSLTINDKSSAIELHL, encoded by the exons atgttttaccATAAAACAAATGATAATCGCATATCCAAAACAATTAACACTGCAAGATTGAAAAATGAACTTCGGAATTCTTCATCAGATCAAATAGAAGACCTATGTTTGGAAGACAAAATTACCGAAGAAAAAACTCGTAGAACATTAACCTTAGCTAAtcttgaaaaagaaaaaactagaTGTTTATTAAGAAACTTAAAAGAAGAGTTGAAACAAGTTTTAGCTAGCAATAAGTTACTACCAGAACCTTTGCAATTTTCCGATGACTATTTTCAATCCGATGAacgaatatataattcaattattgaaGGAGAGCAatctaaaatgaataaattacgcTTAAAACTAGCGTTTAATTATGAAAAGAGCTTATTAActcttaaaaatgtcaaaaattatttcgtcGATAACATTTTAACCAATAAGTTTGAAGTTAAAGCAATTTT gaCAAATATAGgaatcaaaacaatatatcataaaatggaaaataataatatatttattaatttagtaaatgaatttttatctaAGAAACATCCGAAACGACG ACGTGAAATGACAGTTTTAAGCAAATCAGCTCCCCAAAGCCTACAGAAGGTTTCTGAAGCAGAATTATTTCTTCGAAATATACGTAAAGAATATTCGTCTTTACCGAAGAAAATTCAGCATGCCATAGATAAGTTTTCAGCAAGAAAAGATTTTGAAAACCGAATAATTCTTAATATCCAaaacatgaataaaaataagccAGGTGACCAAAATAATATCGAAGAAGAGGCATTACTAGAATATACTATAGATTCTATTGgctatttgaacttaaaatcaggatcaaattataaaataatggaaaataaCATAACTACAATGGAAGATACATTTGAACAATATATGGAAGTTAAAGAaaag atacacaatttaaaaacaacttttaatGAAAAAGTGTTTGAACTcagaacacaaaaaataaaattaatacacgaatacatacaattcaagtttgatattaatatcatacaaaagGAATTAAATGATCCAGAAATAATAACTCCATCAAATTTCCCTGAAGTCCTAATAGACAAATCTATTGAT ccAAGCTTAATTAATTCGTTTGAACCGATTGATCACTGGGAtccaatagatttattttttaatcccgAAAAAAGCCCTTTGTACaagaatgtatatttttacgaaaagCCTACACATCAAGAAATCGTCAtgcaaaatatgataattgaaaaattaaaatacagacATATGCATATGCATGAAACTATGTTCagaaaaatcgatatttttgatgacaatctatttaaattgaataaaatacgaaTCGAAGTTAAACtcgaaattaaatttcttgatTTATGGGCTACGACTTTAGAAGAAGAAATGTTAGTTTTGTACGATTTTGATTTACTCGAAGATGAACTGTTGTACAATGTTCATATTAAAACaggattacaaaataataaagctCAACAA GTACAAAGAATTCAAGAAgacattcaatattataacgatattaacataaaacaaataaatatgctgatagacaataaaaatacgtttGATATGTGTATGAAAATGGAGAATAAAGGTTTTGCtaaacatctaaaaaaaatttttaagaagaaatttaaaatacccaaAATTAAATCTGATTATTCTGATG agTCCAGTTCATCATCTTCTTCATCCGATGAAAGTGACGAATCTGAACAagaatttaataacgaaagtGGAGAATCACTAACGTCAATGAGTCGAGTACCAGTctttgatgaaaaaatattaccattaGGCTGTgatccaaaattatttaatacaacattAGAGTTGAggtcaaaaaaatatgaaatcgaACAAACCAtagagataaataaaaaaaaattggatattAGTAATGCACAgctgattatacattttgacgAAGTTGAAGTCATTGAAAATGAACTaaaagaaattcaaaatgaacTAGAAGAATGCCgg atgaaaaaacaattgaaactaaatgatatttataccacgattatattaaataaatctcaATTATCCAAGGCTAAATCACTAAACAACAGTATCTTATTGTATGGAAATGTTCTACAAGATTTATCAAATAGAACATTGGAGTTAAAAAAAGAGGAAAAAGAGATAATAAGAACTTTACAACAAGAAAAATTATGTGCAAAAAAGGATCGTTTTAGAATAGCTAATATGAagaatgttttgaaaaatattaaattagccACTAAAGatgaaatagtaaataaatttaaaactgaaagGGATTGGAAATGTCTAGACAAAATGGAAATGACAATAATCGATTACatgataattaaatctaaGACTGATACTAAAGATGCAAAGGAACGTTTTCTTCAAGAACTAAGCATATTAgaa GATACAATTTGCTCGCAACAAAACATAGTAACtgacttattaaaattaaatactgataaaaataaaatattaaaaaatgttcttggAAACATTAGTAAAATACGACAGTATTTGGATTTCGACCGAGAACAActtatg aaaaaaattcaagatttatcaacggaaaaatcatttaatactgACACAACCGACATAAACcgcttttataataaattattagaggAGAAACAAGTccttttggaaaaaataaccAGTTGTAAATG AATGTCTCTACCTATGatacaaaaatcaaatcaaaaggCGATACAAAGTTTGACAATTAACGACAAGTCGTCAGCTATTGAGCTACACCTCTGA